The sequence below is a genomic window from Acetobacter vaccinii.
ATCCTGCCCCTGTTTATGGTGTTCTTGTGCTGCTGGCGTATCATGCTCATTCATGGCCGGAGCCGAGACGATTCGTAGCGCGGTGAATACAACAGGTTTGGTAGCCAGAGTAGCAAAGGCTGACACAAGGAGATGGACTCCATGACGGGTGCACGCCCTATTTTGATTGTTGATGACGATCAGGTAATCCGCAAGACATTGGCGGAGCAATTACAGCTTGAAGGCGAGTTTCAGGTACTGGAGTCCGCAACGCTTGAAGAAGCCCGGCAGACAATCAAGGCCGCTGATGCGCGCTGCGATGCCGTGCTGCTTGACGTTAGCCTGCCCGACGGCGACGGGCGTGACTTCTGTGCCGAACTGCGGCGCGAAGGCCTGCGTATGCCGGTGATCATGCTGACCGGCTCTGATGATGAAGCGGATATTGTCCGTGGGCTGGATGCCGGGGCCAACGACTATGTCGCCAAGCCCTTCCGCATTGCTGAACTGCTGGCCAGATTGCGCGCCCAGTTGCGGCTGTTTGAAAACAGCGAGGACGCTGTTTTTTCCATCGGGCCATATACTTTCCGCCCGTCCGCCAAGCTGCTGCAGGAACCGCAGAGAAACCGCCGTATCCGTTTGACGGAAAAGGAAACGGCAATCCTCAAGTTCCTGTACCGCGCGGGCACCCGCCCGGTGCCCCGTCAGGTGCTGCTGAACGAGGTGTGGGGCTATAACGCGGCCGTAACCACCCACACGCTGGAAACCCATATTTACCGCCTGCGCCAGAAGATCGAGCCCGATCCGGCCCATGCATCGCTGCTGGTGACAGAAGGGGGCGGCTATCGCCTGAACCCGGAGCCAGAGGCCGCGGTCTGACACGTCAGGCAAGGCTGCGCAGGGGGCAGGCTGTTATGCCGCCCCCGTGCCGCCTGCCGCGGTTGTTACGGGGTTTGGAATTTCATCCACACCCTTACCCACCAAGCCATCCGCAGAATCTGTGGATAAGCGCCGGAATGACGGCAGGTGGATGCAGGCAGTCTGATGGGCCAATGTCCGCATTCTGTTTGAACTGGAACCCCAACAGGGGTATTGCCCAAGAGAACTGCTCTGTGCCCTATCCTGCCCACAGGGAAGGGACCCACAAGGTATGCTGTGTCGGGTCCTGTTATGAAGACTGAAATGATGCCTGAGCCTGCCCACGTCCTGCTGGTTGAGGACGACGCCAGCACCGCAGCCTATATCCAACGTTTTTTTGAGCATTCCCATATTCGCATCACAGCCGTGGCGGACGGTACGCAGGGGCAGGCGTTGGCCATGGCGCAACCCTGGGACTGTATTGTGCTGGACCGACGCCTGCCAGGGCTTGATGGGCTGACAATCCTGACCACGATGCGGGCAGACAACATCCAAACCCCTGTCCTGTTCCTGACCACCATGGATGGCATCCACGACCGCGTGAGCGGGCTGCGTAGCGGAGGGGACGACTACCTTGTTAAACCCTTTGCCCTAACGGAACTGTCCGCACGCATAGAAAGCCTGCTGCGCCGCACCAAGGAGCCGGGGAATGACGTACGCCTTGTCTTTGCGGATGTGGAGGTTGATCTTTTAACGCGGGAAGTCCGCCGGGCAGGGGAAAAGCTGTATATTCAGCCCCAGGAAATGAAGCTGCTCGAGTATTTTATGAAAAACCCTCTGGTCGTGCTGTCGCGCGAGATGCTGTTGCAGGCTGTCTGGGGGCTGGATTTTCCAGTGCGCACCAATCTGGTCGAAACCCACGTCAGCCGTTTGCGTGAACGCTTGGGGCGGGACGCCCCACCCCTGATCCACACCATCAAGGGCCGGGGTTATATGTTGCGGCATCCCTAGAATGGCACGGAATACGGCGGCATCTCCTCATCGTCTTTCTGTGTTGCGGAGTTCTTCTTTCCGTATCATTGCCATGTTTGCCGGGTGCTTTGTGCTCAGCGGCATGACAGTCATGGCGTTGTCGGGTTATCGCAGTTTCAGCCTTCTGTCCCAGCAGATGCGGCATGCAGTGGCGAATGAGCGGGATGAGGCCCTGTCCGATGCGAATATTCCCGATGTCGCGCATTTACAGCCCGTTGTGCATGAACTTGTCCAGCATGAGCCGGGTTTTTATTACCTGTTGCAGGATGCAGGCCAGCATGTGGTCGTTGGCAATATGCTGCATTTGCGGCCTGTTGCAGGCTGGCGTACCCTGTCATGGACCCATCGCTCTCTCCCTCCCGATCGGCGGCCCGTTATCGGGTATGGGGTGGCTTTGCAGGATGGTGGGTACCTGTTTGTCGGGATCGATGCCGAGCCTGTGCAAACCCTGCGGCACGACCTGTGGTTCATGCTGGCTTGGAGTGCGGTTGGGTTTGTTATTATTGGTGTTGGCGGTGGTTGGTTGCTGAGCAGGCTGGTGTTGGGCAAGATCGAAACCATCAGCGAAACAGCACGTGATATCATGCGGGGCGATATGTCACGTAGGCTCCCCCTGAAAGCGGGGAATGATGAATTTGACCATCTGGCCAGCAGCCTGAATGCCATGCTGGAACGCAATGAAAACCTGATTGCCAGTATCAGTCAGGTTACGGATGATATTGCCCACGACATGCGGCGGCCTCTGGCACATTTGGGTCAGCAGTTGGATGACCTGGAGCAGTCTGACTTGTCCCCCAGGCAGGAGGACATTCTTGTTCGGGCAAAAGAAAATTTGCAGGACGCGTTGGAAATTTTTTCATCCCTGTTGAAACTGGCACAGATAGAAGCTGACGATAGGGTGCCAGATGTCCAAACTCTTGATGTTTCTGATCTGCTGATAACACTTGCCGAATTATACAGACCTGTTTTTGAAGATAAGGAGCAGAAATTTACACTGACTTTGCCGCACAAGGCTGCCTATGTTGCAGGGAACAGAGTTCTGCTTGTGCAAATGCTGGCTAATCTGCTTGAAAATGCATCAAACCATTGTCAGGAAGGAAAAAGCATTTCTCTTTCTTATGATATCAAAAATGGAATGGTCAGACTGGTGGTGGCAGACAATGGGTTGGGTATTCCAGCCCATGAGCGTGAGCATGTGTTTGAGAAAATGGTCAGGCTGGATCGTAGCCGTTCTGTGCCGGGGGCCGGACTGGGTCTGAGCATGGTCAGAGCCATTGTCCGGCTGCATGGTGGGTCTATCCGGCTTTTGGACAACGCACCGGGTTTACGGTGCGAAGTCTGGTTGCCGAGTGCCGCTGGGCTTACATCTTGAAAGTAAGCTGGAATGTTACTGCGCGCCCGGCTGCAATGCGGGCGTAGTTGGTATAAACGCGGTCATAGTAGCGTTTATCTGTCAGGTTTTGCAGGTTGGCCTGCAAGTCCAGCATTGGGGTTATCTGGTAGTCGGCAACCATGTCCAGGCGCACATAAGACGGTACCCAGGTGGAATTGCTGACATTGGTATAGCGCTTGCTCATGTACGTCAGACCACCGCCGGCTTTGAAATGGGGCAGGATTTTATATGTGCTCCAGAGCGCTATTGAATTACCGGGCGTGTAGGGGAAGCGCTTGCCAACATTGGCATGGGTCGGTCCGCCGTCCAGCACGGTGCTGTCCAGATAGGTCCAGCCGCCAAACATCTCCCATCGTGGGGTAATATTGCCTGCCACATTAATTTCTGCTCCCCGCACACGCTGGGTACCTGCGTTGATCTGGTTGCCGTAACCATCGGACACCTGTGCGTTGGTCATCTTTCCATCAAACAGGGAGCCGGTAATGGAAAAGCGGCCATTAAAGAACTCGGCTTTGGCCCCGACCTCTATATTCCGGCCATTTTGCGGGGCAAGTTTGTTGTTGGCGGTTGAAAGGGCAATCTGCCCATCTGCCCCGGCATCCACCCCAACCGGGTTGGACGCAGTCGCGTAGGAGAAATAGATGCTGACAGGCTTGATAGGTTTGTAAACCGCACCCGCCTGATAGTTGATAAAGCTCTGATTGTTGCTTAACCCCAGATTACCCTGCACAGCGGATGTCATAAAGCGGTCAAACCGTACCCCGCCGTTAATGAGCAGGCGGTTGTCGAACATGCTCATGGTATCAAACGCGTAGGCCGACCCAGTTGTCACATTGGTGTTGAGTGGCGCTATGCCGGGTTCCCCCAGGGAATAAGAGCCTGTCCACGGGCTATAGGGGCTCCAGCTACCCATATTGGTGGTACTGACACAGTTATACGCAACAGAGCACGATCCACCATTGCGCATGTTGTGGCCCGTGGAATCGACAACATAATATTCGTTTCTTGTCAGGCGCTCTCTGGAAAGTTCAATACCTGTATTGATGGAGTGGTGAATAAAGCCGGTGTTGAACGTGCCCGACACCATAGCCTGTTCCTGAAAGTTGTCGGTGTGGAACCGGCCAGACTTTGCTTCGAGCAGAATATTCTGGTTTGCAGGCGATGTGCTTTGCCACTGTGGGTTGGTCGCAATGTAGTCGTATTGCGTGCTTGTCCACTGCAAGGTGTTGCGAAAGACAAAGTCTCCCCACAGATCACGTTCAAGGATAACCTGCCCGAGGTCTGTTGTGCTGTGCTCAAAATCCCTGTTGGCAAGGCCCAATACTGTATGACGGGGGATAGCAAGGGGCTCGTGCGTGGTCTTGCTATAGGGGGCGGAATAGTCCGGCATACCGGAGGAATAGAGGTGATAATATCCGAGTGTCAGGCGGGTTGGCGTGCCTAAACCAAAGGAAATGGACGGTGCGACACCCCATTTATGGGCTCCGATAGGTTCGCGGCCCGCAGTATCTCCATCAGCCCCCATAGCGTTCAGGCGCACGGCGGTGGAGGAACCGATCTGCCGGTTAACATCTATCGTGCCCCGCTTGTAGGCGGCCGTGCCAAAGCCGATCTGCCCGGATGTCAGATTGCCAAGCTGTGCTTTTTTAGAGGTAATGTTGATCTGCCCGCCCAAGCCACCCCGGCCACCATAGACCGACCCAGGGCCTTTAAGGACTTCCATTTCTTCAACATCAAACACTTCGCGCTGGCTCACACCACTGTCCCGCAGTCCATCAATGAACATGTTGCTGTAGGAACCAAAGCCGCGAATAACAGGGTAGTTGCCACCGGGAATAGCGTAGGCGTCCCCCCCACGAAAGCTGACGCCAGGCACCGTTCGCATTGCTTCTTCGAACGATGTCGCGTTGACCAGCTTCATCTGCTCCTGTGTCACCACGGAGATGGAGCGCGGTGTATCCAGCAAGGATGCGGTATATTTCCGGTTGGGGGAGCGCCCGGTCAAGGCGGCATGCCCTTTGCCCCAGACTGTGACATGGCTTTTATCATCAGTCTGCTGTTGTGCCTTGGTGGGTGCTGCGGCCTGTGTGGTGCTGTTTGCTGCATGCAGTGGTTTGGCAGGTGGGGGGCTTTTGCCTGCAAGGATTTTGGTGTCCGTGCTGGGTGTGGCGGCATAAGCGCAGTGCGTTATGGCTGTGCCTGAAAGGCACCCGACGAGAAATGACGCGGAACAGATGCGCGTAATACTGTGGCGGTGTGGCATTGTACTTCCAATAATGCGAATGTTTCGCATTATCTATGGTGTTTGATTTTGTGAAGCAATTGGCATCTTCCAACATTGGGAATTATTAACACTGATACTAATTCGCAATTAAGGAATGGGGTGCTATATCATCATCCATGATATGGTTGCAGAATAAAAATATGCGCGTCCTTTCATGTTTTTGAATGGAAAAATATAGGTTTTTGTCAATTTTCTCTCTTTCTGAGGTGATTTTGTAGGCATGAGAGACCGCTTTGAACGGTCTTTCGAGGCGTAGGATTTTCGGGCTGTAATGCCTATGGGTTGGGTGTGGGTGATCTTCTGTCATGGCCAGCATGTCAGGATTTTTGGAAACCACATGCCACAACAAAACATGGAGGGCCATGTAAGCCATGATTTCTCTATACTTGAAAAAATCACCGTTTTTATAATGGTGTTTTATGTACAGGAAAGAGCGCGTCCGCAGCTTCGGCAGGGCATGGGCGCGGACCAGACACGGTTTGATGCTTTGCAAAAACGTTGTCTGCAAGTGGGGGTTAAGGTGACTCCTTTGCGTAGTCTTGTGCTGCATGGGTGTTTGCAGGCAGGCAATGGTGTAACAGCATTTACAATATGGAAAACTCTTCTCAGCATGGTGGAAGATCGCGCGCCCAGACTGAGTTCCCTACAACGGAACCTCACGATCCTGACGCAGCAAGGTATTTTATTGCGCGATGTCGGGCCAGATCGTGTATGGCATTACACTGTTGCACCGCTGCCTTATACGGGGCCGACTGTCAGCCTGATAGAGCAGGGAACAGGGCATAAGACAGTGTGTAAAGCACCAGAAATTGACGATTGCCTGCAACGCATTGCGGTGGATCGGGGCCTGTTGATACAGGAGGCTTCAGTCACGTTAGTGTGCCGCCCCCGTAGCCCAGGCGACAAAAGCCGACAGTCTGCCTAAGTCTGGGGTAGTCTTCGTGCCGCTACGGATAGGGTAATCGGAGACCTGCATCCAAAGATGCTAAATGCGACCCAGTGGCAACTTTTTGACAGATGGCGTGTTATGCGCCCAGATACATTGCGATAAGGCCTGTGCAGGCTCGTTGGTTGTTGCTTAAAAAAGCATGGCACGGGCAGAAGACCGTATCAGATATGCCAGTCTGGGAGTTTTTGTTTATTTTATTAGTCAGTTTTTAAGAAGTTTTTCGAGTAGATTTTAAGTCTTGTTAGAGGATTTTAGAAATGTTTGGCCAAAAAATACGTAAGTTGCTTTTCGCTTTTGTTATAACCGGTTCTGTTTTTATTGCCTGTGACAGCCCAGTGTATGCCCGCGAGCGGGTGTTGCTGCCACCATCTCCAACCATTCAGAAGGCTATCGAGCAGGCTTATGAAAAATTCCGTCACGTTACAGACGGTAAAAATGCTAGCTATATCCCTTATCTGGCCAAGGCAGATCCTGCTTTATATGGCATAGCCGTTGTTACGGCAGATGGCCGGGTTTTCAAAGTAGGGCAGGCCGACCATGCCTTCCCGGTTGAATCGGTGGCCAAAATATTCACTCTGGCGGCTGTCCTGCGGGAGCATGGGGCTGAGACCGTTCTGCATAAGGTCGGGGTGAACGCAACGGGCCTGCCTTTCAATTCCGTTCTGGCAGTGGAATTGAATAATGATAAGCTGGGCGGCAGTCCCCCGCCGGGTAACCCACTTGTTAACGCAGGGGCCATTGCCACTGCCAGCCTGGTAGACGGCAAAACGCTGGATACACGATGGAAAAGTATTCTCAACACAGCAGGTGAATTTGCAGGACACCCGCTGCGGCTGAATAATGATGTGTATCGTTCCGAAATGGAGAGCAACCAGCATAATCAGGCTATTGCGGTTTTATTGCAGAGTTACGGCCACCTTTATGCAGACCCGACTGAAACAGTCGATCTTTATACCCGTGAGTGCTCGTATGATGTGGACGCTGTAGACCTTGCGACCATGGGGGCTACTTTGGCCAACGGAGGCACCAACCCACGCACGCATCATGCTGCGGTTGACGCGGCGACAAGTGCCCGCGTGCTGGCGGTTATGGCAACGGCCGGGCTTTACAATACGTCGGGTGAATGGCTGTTCAAGGTCGGTTTGCCCGGCAAAAGTGGTGTTGGGGGCGGCATTGTCGCGGTGGTTCCCGGCAAGCTGGCCATAGGTGTTTATTCCTCTCCGTTGGATGAGGCTGGCAATAGTGTGCGTGGGCAACTGGCTGTGCAGTTTATTGCCGAGACCTTGGGGGTGAATATCTTTGCTGCAGATGTACAGTAATTGCCTGTGTCAAACGCAAAAGAAAAAGTCTTCTAGAAGACGAAGGTTTCTATAAAGGCAGGCAATGGTGTGGCCGTTGTGTGTCTGATGGAATGCTCTCATACCCGCCTGACTGTCAGGTTGCGGTATGCAGGCTTCGGTGTGCAAGGCATCGTGTGTAGGAGAAAAGTCAGAATGGTGTCCAAAACAATCAAGCCGCTGATCGGGCTGGCCATGATGGCCAGCCTTGTCACAGGCTGCGTCAGTGAGAGCCAGCAGATCCAGAGCAAGGAAGACCACCTTGCCGCTGCCGGGTTTGCAGTCAAGGCGGCCTCCACCCCCAAGCAGCAGACCATGCTCAACAGCCTGCCTCAGCACCGCTTTATCAAGCGCGTGAAAGGCGACAAGGTTTTCTACGTTTATGCTGACACGGCTGTGTGTGATTGTCTGTATGTGGGTGATCAGGCCGCCTATGACCATTACCAGCAGTATCGTCAGGCCAAGGCACTGGCAGATGAGCAGCAGATGACAGCCATCGAATACCAGAATGCTGAGTGGGATTGGGGCGGCTGGGGTCCGTGGGGGCCGGGCTGGACAGCCTGGAACCCGGCATGGGGCAACTGGGACCCCGGTATGTATCCGGGCTGGTAATTGCTCATAACCAGCAGTCTGTTCTGGTGACAGGCTGCTGGCACGGTAGCGGTTATGTGTGAGTGGGCGTGGTCTTACTGGGTGTCACCCACCCACAGGGGGCCACGCTCCTTACGCATTTTTCGCACGGCAGCATCAAACATTTTCTGGGCTGCGCTGGAATTGACAATCACGCTTTCTGCATCTTCAGCGCAGCGGCGGCGGATTGTGTCGCTCAGGGTAACATCGGCCCCAGGAATCATGCCTGTGTGGCATTGAATTTCAGCAGCGCGCTGCGCGATCCAGAGTAAGAAGAAGGCACGTGGAATATCCGCCCCACCGACAGCAATGCCATGGTTGCGAAGCACCAGAACATGCTTGTCGCCTAGGCTTTCCAGCATGCGGGGCCGTTCATCATCATACAGGGTAATGCCTTCGAACGTGTGGTAGCCTACGCGCTCAAACAGTTGCGCCCCATAAAAATTATCGTGGCTGAAACCACTTTCTTTCATGGCGACGGCACAGACAGCATTGGTGTGGGTGTGAATAATGCAGTGCACATCGTCCCGCGCAGCGTGGATGGCACCGTGCAGTGCAAACCCGGCCGGGTTGGGGCGGGTCACGCCGTTGCTGATAATGTGGCCATCCGCATCGACCACCAGCAGGTTTTCTGGCGTTACTTCATCGTAGTTCAGGCCAAAGGCATTGACCAGATAACGGCGCGGTTCGCCCGGCAGCCGAACTGAGATGTGGTTGAAGATCATTTCGGTCCAGCCGAAATAGCTGACCAGATGGTAGCATTCGGCAAGCTGGATACGGAGGTTTTCTTCAGTGTTCTGCCACATGTCATAAATTCCTTTGTGTGGTGTAGGCGGGCTGTCCAGACAGGTGCTGCCGAAGTGCGGCCTTACGCCGGGTCAGGATGACCAAGGCTTCAGTCGTTGGCATGGGCACGGCGTAACAGGCAGCCAGTGCCAGAACGGCCTCTCCCATGGCGGATACTTCCAGAGGGCGGTTATGCTGATAGTCCTGCAACATGGATGTCGGGTGGGTGCCACCTTGTTCCATCTTGCTCATCAGCGCCTCCAGAGGTGGGAGGTCAGACAGCCCATAAGCAAGACCCAGAGTCTGCATTTCCTTCAGGCTCTGGTAAATCAGTGTGCGTGTGTCGGCAGCGCTTGTTAGGCTATGCAGCGTTGCCTCACATAAAACAGATAGAAAATTACTGGAAACATTCAGGGAGAGTTTGTTCCAGACATCTTTCCTGATGTCGAAAATTTCCTGAAAGACCGAGTTGTCGTTGCCTAGAATCTCCAGAACGGCTTGCGTGCATGTTCCGCCTTGCGTTGCAGCTCCCAATAGAAAGCGGGGAGAGCCAGAAAAGTGTATATGCCCAGGCTCAACAACCTGAGAAAACGCATAGGCGACGCATCCATAGATAGAGTTTGGGTTTAGCGCGCTCAAACTGCCATCTGGGTCCAGAATGTGTTGCAGGGTTGGCTGAGTGTCCTCTGGGGCCATCCACCATGGAAAACCATTGACGACAGGAATAATTTTTGTTTCCGGGCCAATCGCATGGAGAACCGTTTTAAGCAGTGACGGTAAATGATGGTATTTGCCACAAAGAATAATCACGTCCTGCACCCTGTCTGGGGCGCGGGAGGCTGCGGGGAGCCTGTGATGTGTTGTTGTTTCCCCGTTGGTACAGGTTAGCCCCTGCTGTTGCAGAGCAAGGAGGGTTTCCCCCCGCGCTACCACCGACAGAACCAAAGGGCGGGGAGCGAGAAGGGAAGCCAGTAGCCCGCCAATCCCCCCCATGCCTGCAATGCACACATGGGGGTGAACAAGACCAGTAGCGGGAGTAGAAACTGTCATGGAAAGCCAGCCATTTTATCAAGATAGACAAACAGGGTCGCCCCAACTTCCACCACATCATGCGGGTGTTTGGCGGTCATGGGGGCATAGTAGGTGTTGGGGTTGATGACATATTGCAGGCTTGGTTCAAACGCGACATTGGGCATCAGGAACACATGGGCGTGCATGTCGGCAACAAGATGGTCTGCGCCAGGGGGTTTGCCGTCGCCACCGCTCAGCTTGTTGGCTTCACCCAGAAACTGTTCCTCACGCGGGCCAAGCTTGCTCCAGTGGAACTGGATACCATAGCTGTCCAGCGGGTGGCCAGCAAAAGGAGCCTGCACAAATGCGCCCAGATAGGCTTCCGCCTGGATAGGGGCATAGGTCTCGAAGTCCGTGCCTGCACCACCATACACGGCAAGGGCCATGCCGTGGGGGTCGCGCGTGGTGCCATGGTCTTTACGCCAGACATACTGCTGCCCGCTTAAGAAGATGCCCGACATACCAGTATGGCGCAGGGGGGCGGAATGCTTGTCATACAACTGCGACGTACCATTGGTGGTGCGGATCGGGTCGGTGACGGTGGAGGAGTTATAATAGCCCAGGAACTCAAACATGGACGGATAGGCCGACTTGTCAAAGCCGCGCTTGTAGGCAATTTCGCCTACACCAGCGGCACCGCTTGCGCCGTCTGTGTCCCATTGCCAGCCATTGGTGTAAAAGACGGTCTTGTTTACTTCTGCCGCAGCAGCCTGCACATACCACTCGGGCGTAATGTGGTAGATGGCATGGCCTGACCATGTTGCATACACAAAGGTGCTGATGCCAGCATCCTGCGACCAGATGTCCTTAAAGCAGGTCAGGATCTGGTTACAGTTGGGCACAAGGAAGTAGCGCGAGATATTGGCGCGGCCGAACTCGACTTCCAGCTTGTTTTTAAACAGCTTCTGATCAAGCGTCAGTTCGCTCAGATAATTGCCGCGGAACAGGTGAGGGGGCTGATAACCGACAATGTTGTCCCCAACCTGCTGGGACCAATGCTTGTCGTTATCACGCAGGAAGAAGATATCTTCCCCAAAGTGGACCTGCGCGCCTTTCCAGCCCAGCAGCTTCTCCAGGTCGATATTGGTTTCAATCACGCCCAGCGCATTTTGCAGGCGTGCGCCGGGTTTGACACCACCGGCAACATTGCTGACAAAGTTGTCGATCAGCAGGGCATGAAAAGTAATACCGTAATCCTTGAGCGGCTTGAGCACATTGTAGAAAAACCCTTTCCTGGGTTTGTAATCCACAACGGAAACCGGCACGGACGGCAGAATTTTCGGGCTGATATTGTTTGGAGCTGCCAGAAAATCGACATCAGGGTTGGTATGCTTGTGGCCGATCACGCTTATGGGCTGGCGTGTGGCGACAGGTGTGTTTGTGGCAGGTGCAGGTACAGTTTTGTCAACACTGGTGTTTTGAGAACTGGTCGCACTTGCTGTTGCAGGGAACGAGCTGGAAACGCTGGTGATGATGCAACAGGTGCCGAGTATCTTGAGGATGCGCTGCATGGGCAGAAAACTCCGTCAGGAAAAAGTGGCAGGGGTGGTTTGCGTCATAATGTTTCCATATCGAAATGGTATGATTGCGATGATGCTAAGGTGAAGGCAAGGAAGTGGATGATTTTTAAAGTTTCCGTCCACAGTAGCCGGGTGTGTCCGGTACAATTCTGAAAAAGAGTTTTTACTGTCATAAGCGCGTGGGTTCGCAATCATGTGCTGGATGCAGGGGTGATATCAGGAATCGTTACGGTTTCATTATAGACGAGGATTCTAGTGAAGTTTCAATATAAAAAAGCGCGAAAGCATCCAAAAATTTTTTGTTGAGAATTTTCGCATAAATTGCGTGCCCGCTCTGTTTTTAGAGAGAAAGAGAGCTTAGGGACCGGCTCTCGCCTGATATGGGTCAGGGGAGAGTACGAATTTGCAATAAACTGACAACATCTTGAAATTAAAAATATATTATAAAAAGAACGAGATTATTCTCGGAATTTGAACGTGGAAAACTATTGACAATTCCCCCTCGAT
It includes:
- a CDS encoding carbohydrate porin, with amino-acid sequence MQRILKILGTCCIITSVSSSFPATASATSSQNTSVDKTVPAPATNTPVATRQPISVIGHKHTNPDVDFLAAPNNISPKILPSVPVSVVDYKPRKGFFYNVLKPLKDYGITFHALLIDNFVSNVAGGVKPGARLQNALGVIETNIDLEKLLGWKGAQVHFGEDIFFLRDNDKHWSQQVGDNIVGYQPPHLFRGNYLSELTLDQKLFKNKLEVEFGRANISRYFLVPNCNQILTCFKDIWSQDAGISTFVYATWSGHAIYHITPEWYVQAAAAEVNKTVFYTNGWQWDTDGASGAAGVGEIAYKRGFDKSAYPSMFEFLGYYNSSTVTDPIRTTNGTSQLYDKHSAPLRHTGMSGIFLSGQQYVWRKDHGTTRDPHGMALAVYGGAGTDFETYAPIQAEAYLGAFVQAPFAGHPLDSYGIQFHWSKLGPREEQFLGEANKLSGGDGKPPGADHLVADMHAHVFLMPNVAFEPSLQYVINPNTYYAPMTAKHPHDVVEVGATLFVYLDKMAGFP